Proteins encoded by one window of Thalassoroseus pseudoceratinae:
- a CDS encoding rhamnulokinase, with protein MANECYLGIDLGAESGRVVAANFDGHRVSLDVQHRFPNRPVMIGGSFRWNVLSLWSEIQHGLAEAASNFGDQIRSVGVDTWGVDYVLMSRDGEILSQPFQYRDARTEGVMNEAFQRVPRKDIFAATGVQFLDINSLPQLLAMRRDHSKVLDFAERFLMMPDFFHWCLCGSQVVEFTNATTSQCFHTTTGTWAYDMLEKLELPTEMFPDVIGPGTALGRLREDVANVTGLGRIEVVAPPTHDTASAVVAVPTIHTGKANWAYISSGTWSLMGVELPNAVTTEQALAWNVTNEGGVDNTYRLLKNIMGLWLVQQCRNSFERKGKSYDYAELVNLAAETEPFRSLIDPDDPAFLNPNDMPTAIREWCRIHNEPEPTSEGELVRCALESLALKYRLVLERLEQLTGTPIEVIHIVGGGSQNGTLNQFTANACGRPVIAGPVEATALGNVLIQARTAGRLSSLAEIRQVVHASSDLVQFDPSDTADWNAAYERFLSFSN; from the coding sequence ATGGCCAACGAGTGTTATTTAGGAATCGATTTAGGAGCTGAGAGCGGTCGCGTGGTGGCGGCCAACTTTGATGGCCATCGCGTGTCACTCGACGTTCAACACCGCTTCCCGAACCGGCCCGTGATGATCGGCGGTTCGTTTCGGTGGAACGTCCTCAGCTTGTGGAGCGAAATTCAGCACGGCCTGGCGGAAGCGGCGTCCAATTTCGGTGATCAAATTCGTTCGGTCGGCGTGGATACGTGGGGCGTTGATTATGTGTTGATGTCACGCGACGGCGAAATCCTCAGTCAACCTTTCCAGTACCGTGACGCCCGGACGGAAGGTGTGATGAATGAAGCGTTTCAACGCGTCCCTCGTAAGGACATCTTCGCTGCGACCGGGGTCCAATTCCTGGATATCAATTCGCTTCCGCAATTGTTGGCGATGCGTCGCGACCATTCGAAGGTTCTCGACTTCGCCGAACGGTTTCTCATGATGCCGGACTTTTTCCATTGGTGCTTGTGCGGCAGTCAGGTGGTTGAATTCACCAACGCGACCACCTCTCAATGTTTCCACACAACCACGGGAACGTGGGCGTATGACATGCTCGAGAAGTTGGAACTACCAACGGAGATGTTCCCGGATGTGATTGGTCCCGGAACAGCGTTGGGCCGACTCCGTGAAGATGTTGCCAACGTAACCGGCTTAGGGCGCATTGAAGTCGTGGCTCCTCCAACTCACGATACCGCCAGTGCCGTGGTCGCGGTGCCCACGATTCATACCGGCAAAGCGAATTGGGCCTACATCAGTTCGGGAACGTGGTCGCTGATGGGCGTGGAGCTACCGAACGCCGTCACCACCGAACAAGCACTCGCTTGGAACGTGACCAACGAAGGCGGGGTCGATAATACGTATCGGCTGCTCAAAAACATCATGGGATTGTGGCTCGTGCAGCAATGCCGAAATTCATTCGAACGAAAAGGCAAATCGTACGACTACGCGGAACTCGTCAATCTAGCTGCCGAGACAGAACCGTTCCGGTCGCTCATTGATCCGGACGACCCAGCGTTCTTGAACCCCAATGATATGCCGACAGCGATTCGCGAATGGTGCCGAATTCACAATGAGCCCGAACCGACCAGCGAAGGCGAGTTGGTGCGATGTGCGTTGGAGAGTTTAGCGTTGAAGTATCGGTTGGTACTCGAGCGGTTGGAGCAGCTGACCGGAACGCCGATTGAAGTGATTCACATTGTCGGTGGCGGTTCACAGAACGGGACGCTCAACCAGTTCACGGCTAATGCGTGTGGTCGGCCGGTGATCGCTGGCCCGGTCGAAGCGACGGCTCTTGGAAATGTGCTGATTCAGGCACGGACCGCCGGTCGGCTCAGCAGTTTGGCAGAAATCCGCCAAGTCGTGCACGCGTCGTCGGACTTGGTTCAGTTCGATCCAAGCGACACAGCGGATTGGAATGCCGCTTACGAACGGTTTCTCAGTTTCTCCAACTGA